One window from the genome of Streptomyces cadmiisoli encodes:
- a CDS encoding YcxB family protein has protein sequence MLPMQESRGSGRKLSSSVNTKLTTYAARHMRSLTCPRRQPVVAALRAGKIRGSSYRGGAMAEGREITNNSADSAADVVGEAAVQLVYHPQPADTLVGLRVRQRIKRWGLLLRGVFLTLWVGQWLLGTVNRGSVDVVSTVLFLFVVLLVAGYPRLHAAQVQRIVAWQGEYRTTVSPAGIATSSDHCTLIQKWSVLQGYRETRGHFVLLSRDPNIMCIEVLPKRGLTTADDVDRLRALLDRYSNRV, from the coding sequence ATGCTGCCGATGCAGGAGAGCCGTGGCAGCGGACGGAAGCTCAGCAGTTCGGTGAACACGAAGCTCACGACCTACGCGGCGCGGCATATGCGATCGCTGACTTGCCCGCGACGGCAGCCGGTCGTCGCGGCATTGAGGGCCGGTAAGATCCGCGGGTCGTCTTACCGGGGAGGGGCCATGGCCGAGGGCCGCGAAATCACCAACAACAGTGCGGACAGCGCCGCCGATGTCGTGGGCGAGGCGGCGGTGCAACTCGTGTACCACCCGCAGCCCGCCGACACATTGGTCGGTCTACGGGTCCGGCAGCGGATCAAGCGGTGGGGGCTGCTGCTGCGCGGCGTGTTCCTCACACTGTGGGTAGGGCAGTGGCTGTTGGGCACCGTCAACCGGGGCAGCGTCGACGTGGTCTCTACCGTTCTGTTCCTGTTCGTTGTCCTGCTGGTGGCCGGCTATCCGCGGCTGCACGCCGCCCAGGTTCAGCGGATCGTCGCATGGCAGGGGGAGTACCGCACCACTGTGTCCCCGGCCGGAATCGCCACCAGCAGCGACCACTGCACGCTCATTCAGAAGTGGTCGGTCCTCCAGGGCTACCGGGAGACACGCGGCCACTTCGTGCTGCTCAGCCGGGACCCCAACATCATGTGCATCGAGGTTCTCCCCAAGCGTGGACTGACAACGGCCGACGACGTCGACCGGCTGCGTGCCCTCCTGGACCGATACTCCAACCGGGTCTGA
- a CDS encoding Tn3 family transposase translates to MSFVFTELLSFRPLPRLSCIGSIRLSFADDTPLSRPLLGASLSRAIRWDLIAEQRDRTVKYAIALRLGTAEADRAAAFHSRWPQAPHLPGPARTRPGSARDLRLQLHRRQACAAESTATEVSRGLVACSVTVLWPAAGLRCDFRNLPLKQ, encoded by the coding sequence GTGAGCTTCGTGTTCACCGAACTGCTGAGCTTCCGTCCGCTGCCACGGCTCTCCTGCATCGGCAGCATCCGCCTGTCCTTCGCAGACGACACTCCGCTCAGCCGGCCGCTGCTGGGCGCCTCGCTGTCCCGGGCGATCCGTTGGGACCTGATCGCCGAGCAGCGCGACCGGACGGTCAAGTACGCCATCGCTCTCCGGCTGGGCACCGCGGAGGCGGACAGGGCTGCGGCGTTTCACTCGCGGTGGCCCCAGGCACCCCACCTACCAGGCCCCGCAAGGACTCGGCCGGGCAGTGCGCGCGATCTTCGCCTGCAACTCCATCGCCGGCAGGCCTGCGCGGCGGAATCTACGGCGACAGAAGTCAGTAGAGGGCTTGTGGCTTGCTCTGTTACGGTCCTGTGGCCGGCCGCGGGACTCCGGTGCGACTTCCGGAACCTGCCTCTGAAGCAATGA
- a CDS encoding DUF6301 family protein → MAMHKLLVAGQIESFVVLGRPDSWIMFQTAMIDPDRLRARGAVVTDFKTADAAAVHATLTVVRDWQWAWSGDEVPVLMAHLGWTTVESVPDGPIVARATWDLGKLLQMINISHGQVRNLDIRFSGISHWPAVDEDAAPINDSFVEVLAAAESVLGPADESHPGKTPSQVWHLTDCVVRITRTTAGVTADWTERKYFEERRDLDLSALKDWSDFFGRLRRDLADLADEDIVILLYGDRGVQFAQTPRMLLTEAIISPGPLLAQPLPEQEHAELVALGWSPPDVPHFTNWHLELPWPATTAQYDATTSRLVKTLRDVLGVPSPSDLTIKAWSDKTHEPLSLFIVA, encoded by the coding sequence ATGGCCATGCATAAACTGCTCGTCGCGGGCCAGATCGAGTCCTTCGTTGTACTCGGACGGCCCGACAGCTGGATCATGTTCCAGACGGCCATGATCGACCCGGACCGGCTACGAGCCCGAGGAGCAGTGGTGACCGACTTCAAGACCGCCGACGCCGCCGCCGTGCACGCGACGCTGACCGTCGTCCGCGACTGGCAATGGGCCTGGTCGGGCGACGAGGTCCCCGTGCTCATGGCGCACCTCGGCTGGACCACCGTCGAATCGGTCCCCGACGGCCCGATCGTCGCCCGGGCGACGTGGGACCTCGGGAAACTGCTGCAGATGATCAACATCTCCCACGGGCAGGTCCGCAACCTCGATATCCGGTTCTCGGGCATCAGCCACTGGCCGGCCGTCGACGAGGACGCCGCCCCGATCAACGACAGCTTCGTCGAGGTGCTTGCCGCAGCCGAGTCGGTGTTGGGCCCCGCGGACGAGTCGCACCCGGGCAAGACGCCCTCGCAGGTATGGCACCTGACTGACTGCGTCGTGCGGATCACCCGCACCACCGCGGGGGTCACCGCCGACTGGACCGAGCGCAAGTACTTCGAAGAGCGGCGCGACCTGGACTTGAGCGCTCTGAAAGACTGGAGCGACTTCTTCGGCCGGCTGCGCCGCGACCTGGCGGACCTCGCCGATGAAGACATCGTGATCCTGCTGTACGGCGACCGCGGTGTGCAGTTCGCGCAGACCCCGCGGATGCTGCTGACCGAGGCGATCATCAGCCCGGGCCCGCTCCTCGCGCAGCCGTTGCCGGAACAGGAGCACGCGGAGCTGGTCGCGCTCGGCTGGAGCCCGCCTGACGTGCCCCACTTCACGAACTGGCACCTCGAGTTGCCTTGGCCCGCCACTACGGCGCAGTACGACGCCACGACGTCCAGGTTGGTGAAGACGCTGCGCGACGTGCTGGGAGTGCCGAGCCCGTCGGATCTGACGATCAAAGCGTGGAGCGACAAGACCCACGAGCCGTTGAGCCTCTTCATCGTAGCTTGA
- a CDS encoding alkaline phosphatase D family protein produces MTTSNPLRTLDRRRFLALAGGTLGVLAAGQLSEALSARAAELDPAPFTLGVASGDPDHHSVVLWTRLVPDPLNAETGGMPATPVEVQWEVARDETFQKVVGRGSVTALPESAHTVHVVVDDLAPNRWYWYRFRYDGVHSRTGRTRTMPSPGTKADSMRFAFVSCQSWTGGAYPAYRDLAGQDLDFVLHLGDYIYETSNGGLTEFRRLHALYKTSPDLRAAHARFPFIVTWDDHEVQNNYAADVPGGAGDGRPFLERRGNGYQAYYEHLPLRPEHRPEGPDMPIYRRLRFGKLAEFSVLDTRQYRTDQAYGDGRKEPGPEVWNPTRTMTGFEQEKWLLDGLDHSKARWNVIAQQTIMAAFDYDLGPGKIVNLDQWDGYAGARARILDFVADREVSNPVVLSGDWHTHWVNDLKTDFDDPNSPVVATEFVGTSISSGAGWDADVRAGLVANPHVKFYNGSYRGYVMCEVTPDRWRADLRIVLKGGEAASPAFTLAAFEVRDGIPGAKRIDAGDGLVGRITDRVTGASLANVQVTVTAADGTRFATSTTDTTGEYLAFAPPGEYTVAVNGVGYEPVTAVATVREGVQTRGDVALARAAVRAGTGHSVPGPQSQATASDVVLSNNLLSLAVSAGSQDPQLGAATLGKPLDLAAIGHLDQLDWMNLPYASVAQPRGSNAWQQQTVRSASLEVLSGAGPVASARATGVSTQVADLEVVTTYSVTRDEPWVTAASTFTNRGTAARTFWVGDVLDHDGAGQRSGVAGHGTVTASAPVDFTPTAPWIGMTGSDGQTYGLLYDEPGFTAYACGIWVMSQRQVTLDPGAAFTLRRRIAAVHNGGADDPFAVLADL; encoded by the coding sequence GTGACAACCAGCAACCCTTTGCGCACCCTTGACCGCCGCAGGTTTCTTGCCCTGGCGGGCGGCACCCTGGGCGTCCTCGCCGCAGGCCAGCTTTCCGAGGCGCTCTCGGCGCGAGCCGCGGAACTCGACCCGGCCCCCTTCACGCTCGGCGTCGCCTCCGGTGACCCCGACCATCACAGCGTCGTCCTGTGGACCCGCCTCGTGCCGGACCCCCTGAACGCCGAGACCGGGGGCATGCCCGCGACGCCCGTCGAGGTCCAGTGGGAAGTGGCGCGCGACGAAACGTTTCAAAAGGTGGTCGGCCGCGGCTCTGTGACCGCGCTGCCCGAGTCCGCCCACACCGTCCACGTGGTCGTCGACGATCTGGCACCCAACCGCTGGTACTGGTACCGCTTCCGCTACGACGGGGTCCACAGCCGCACCGGCCGGACCCGGACCATGCCGTCGCCCGGGACGAAGGCCGACAGCATGCGGTTCGCGTTCGTCTCTTGCCAGTCCTGGACGGGAGGCGCCTACCCCGCCTACCGCGATCTGGCCGGCCAGGACCTCGACTTCGTGCTCCACCTCGGCGACTACATCTACGAGACGTCGAACGGCGGCCTCACCGAGTTTCGCCGCTTGCACGCCTTGTACAAAACCTCCCCCGACCTGCGCGCCGCTCACGCCCGTTTCCCGTTCATCGTCACCTGGGACGACCACGAGGTCCAGAACAACTACGCGGCCGACGTACCCGGCGGCGCCGGAGACGGACGTCCGTTCCTGGAGCGTCGCGGCAACGGCTACCAGGCCTACTACGAGCATCTGCCGCTCCGCCCCGAGCACCGCCCCGAAGGCCCGGACATGCCGATCTACCGCCGCCTCCGCTTCGGCAAGCTCGCCGAGTTCAGCGTGCTCGACACCCGCCAGTACCGCACCGACCAGGCATACGGCGACGGGCGCAAGGAACCTGGGCCCGAGGTCTGGAACCCCACCCGCACCATGACCGGGTTCGAGCAGGAGAAGTGGCTCCTGGACGGGCTGGACCACTCAAAGGCTCGCTGGAACGTCATCGCCCAGCAGACCATCATGGCTGCCTTCGACTACGACCTCGGCCCCGGGAAGATCGTCAACCTGGACCAATGGGACGGATACGCGGGGGCGCGGGCCCGCATCCTCGACTTCGTCGCCGACCGCGAGGTCTCCAACCCCGTGGTGCTCAGCGGCGACTGGCACACCCACTGGGTCAACGACCTCAAGACCGACTTCGACGATCCGAACTCCCCAGTCGTCGCGACCGAGTTCGTGGGTACCTCGATATCCTCCGGCGCGGGCTGGGACGCGGATGTCCGGGCGGGCCTGGTCGCCAATCCGCATGTGAAGTTCTACAACGGCAGCTACCGCGGCTATGTGATGTGCGAAGTGACTCCCGACCGGTGGCGCGCCGACCTGCGGATCGTCCTCAAGGGCGGGGAGGCGGCCTCTCCGGCCTTCACACTCGCCGCCTTCGAGGTGCGTGACGGTATCCCCGGCGCCAAGCGGATCGATGCCGGCGACGGACTGGTCGGCCGGATCACCGACCGGGTCACTGGCGCCTCCCTGGCCAATGTCCAGGTCACGGTCACGGCGGCGGACGGCACCCGGTTCGCCACCAGTACCACCGACACGACCGGCGAGTACCTCGCGTTCGCCCCGCCCGGCGAGTACACGGTTGCCGTCAACGGTGTCGGCTACGAGCCGGTCACAGCCGTTGCAACGGTGCGGGAGGGTGTCCAGACCCGGGGTGACGTGGCTCTGGCACGCGCTGCGGTCCGCGCGGGCACCGGCCACTCGGTGCCCGGCCCGCAGTCCCAGGCGACGGCCTCGGACGTGGTGCTCTCCAACAACCTGCTGTCGCTGGCTGTCTCGGCCGGCTCCCAGGACCCCCAGTTGGGCGCAGCGACCTTGGGCAAGCCGCTGGATCTCGCGGCCATCGGCCATCTGGACCAGTTGGACTGGATGAACCTGCCGTACGCGTCGGTGGCGCAGCCCCGGGGCTCCAACGCCTGGCAGCAGCAGACCGTACGCTCCGCCTCTTTGGAGGTGCTCTCCGGCGCAGGCCCGGTCGCCTCGGCCCGGGCAACTGGGGTGAGCACCCAAGTTGCGGACCTCGAGGTGGTCACCACCTACTCGGTGACCCGGGACGAGCCTTGGGTCACCGCTGCGAGCACGTTCACCAACCGCGGCACCGCTGCCCGCACCTTCTGGGTGGGCGATGTGCTGGACCACGACGGCGCAGGCCAGCGCAGCGGCGTCGCCGGCCACGGTACCGTGACCGCCTCGGCACCAGTCGACTTCACTCCGACCGCGCCGTGGATCGGCATGACCGGGTCTGACGGGCAGACGTACGGTCTGCTCTATGACGAGCCCGGCTTCACCGCGTACGCGTGCGGGATCTGGGTGATGAGCCAGCGCCAGGTCACACTCGACCCCGGGGCCGCATTCACCCTGCGCCGCAGGATCGCCGCGGTCCACAACGGGGGCGCGGACGATCCGTTCGCGGTGCTCGCCGACCTCTGA
- a CDS encoding CocE/NonD family hydrolase, giving the protein MTSRMHGPAPRPARKPPSGKPPLASRMLRATWRRLPAKQHDAGWEPGLMVPAADGSPLITDHYFPRAEGDFPTLLVRSPYGRALPWSPMYGLLFAEHGFHVVLQSCRGTGGSGGAFDLWRNEAADGQATVSWLREQPWFNGMLGTVGPSYLGYVQWALALDPPPELKAMAIQVGLHDPHALFHAAGALRLENALAVGVGMTYQHQGMAPFVRATLRLRRRLHDVTTAQPLRGAHTSALGGKVPWLDDVMTHTDAKDPYWRGASLAQAAERLSVPTILISGWHDALVDQTFEQYDRLRRAGCETALLVGPWTHTSALQQGWPEVFAESLAWLRTHLHADPSALRPTRVRVHIGGENVWRNLDDWPQATSVSSWFPTAQGHLTQQPPTDSAPLTSFRYDPGNPTPSVGGPLLSRTAGPRDNGSLEARDDVLTFTGPPLTEPLDVLGRVSARLSISADTGHADVFTRLCDVDPQGRSVNICDGLGRLRTDGQEPSRITVPMSSTAHRFTVGHRLRWQISGGAHPRYARNPGNGGSPVDATTFTPIRMTLHADSALILAMPAHHAGLRPARNS; this is encoded by the coding sequence ATGACATCACGCATGCACGGACCTGCGCCGAGGCCGGCCCGGAAACCGCCCTCCGGGAAACCCCCACTGGCCTCACGGATGCTGAGGGCGACGTGGCGACGTCTCCCGGCCAAACAGCACGATGCCGGGTGGGAGCCGGGGCTGATGGTGCCCGCCGCCGATGGCAGCCCGCTGATCACAGACCACTACTTCCCGCGCGCAGAAGGCGACTTCCCCACCCTCCTGGTGCGCTCGCCGTACGGCAGGGCCCTGCCGTGGTCCCCCATGTACGGCCTGCTCTTCGCGGAACACGGCTTTCACGTGGTCCTGCAGAGCTGCCGCGGCACCGGCGGTTCGGGGGGCGCGTTCGACTTATGGCGCAATGAGGCCGCCGACGGCCAGGCCACAGTGTCCTGGCTGCGCGAGCAGCCCTGGTTCAACGGAATGCTGGGAACCGTCGGCCCCAGTTACCTGGGATACGTGCAGTGGGCCCTCGCCCTGGACCCACCGCCGGAACTCAAGGCGATGGCGATACAGGTGGGCCTGCACGATCCCCACGCGCTCTTCCACGCGGCCGGCGCGCTACGCCTGGAAAATGCGCTCGCCGTCGGCGTAGGTATGACCTACCAGCACCAGGGCATGGCCCCGTTCGTGAGAGCGACACTGCGCCTGCGACGCCGCCTGCACGATGTCACCACCGCGCAGCCCCTGCGCGGGGCCCACACGTCGGCCCTCGGGGGCAAGGTGCCATGGCTGGACGACGTGATGACACACACGGACGCCAAGGACCCGTACTGGCGCGGCGCCTCGTTGGCACAAGCGGCGGAGCGACTCAGCGTGCCCACGATTCTGATCAGCGGATGGCACGACGCCCTGGTCGACCAGACCTTCGAGCAGTACGACCGGCTGCGTCGGGCGGGTTGCGAGACCGCCCTGCTCGTCGGCCCCTGGACCCACACCTCCGCGCTGCAGCAGGGATGGCCCGAGGTGTTCGCCGAGAGCCTCGCCTGGCTGCGCACCCACCTCCATGCCGACCCCTCCGCCCTTCGTCCCACCAGAGTGCGCGTGCACATCGGCGGCGAGAACGTATGGCGGAACCTCGACGACTGGCCGCAGGCCACATCCGTCAGCTCTTGGTTTCCCACGGCGCAGGGACACCTCACCCAACAGCCACCCACGGACTCCGCACCACTGACATCGTTCCGCTACGACCCGGGGAACCCCACCCCGTCCGTCGGGGGCCCTTTGCTCTCCCGGACCGCCGGTCCTCGCGACAACGGCAGCCTGGAGGCCCGCGACGATGTACTGACGTTCACCGGCCCCCCGCTCACAGAGCCCTTGGACGTCCTCGGCCGTGTCTCCGCGCGGTTGAGTATCTCCGCGGACACCGGTCATGCCGACGTCTTCACCCGCCTGTGCGACGTGGACCCACAAGGCCGCTCCGTCAACATATGCGACGGACTGGGCCGGCTGCGGACGGACGGGCAGGAGCCGTCGCGGATCACCGTGCCGATGAGTTCCACCGCCCACCGCTTCACCGTCGGTCACCGCCTGCGCTGGCAGATCAGCGGAGGCGCCCATCCGCGCTACGCCCGCAATCCCGGCAACGGAGGGTCGCCCGTGGACGCCACCACCTTCACACCGATACGTATGACGCTCCACGCGGACTCGGCGTTGATACTTGCGATGCCCGCCCACCACGCCGGGCTCAGACCTGCAAGGAACAGCTGA
- a CDS encoding aminoglycoside adenylyltransferase family protein, whose amino-acid sequence MADQVQEIVGLVGKVLGPEAIGSYLHGSSVLGGLKPASDVDVLVVSRRGLDERERRALLAGLLGISGSRNGARPVELTVVVQAELRPWRYGPTCNFLYGEWLRAEYEAGEVPRPEPTPDLALLITMVLAGNHPLTGPPPAEVLDRVPQADVVRASVAGVPGLLGDLDGDTRNVLLTLARVWTTLATGQIRSKDAAADWALARLPPEHRPVLEHARQLYLNWRYCDETWSDELRAQVRPHVDRVRVEIDRNRDSCRRPRRSRRG is encoded by the coding sequence ATGGCGGATCAGGTTCAGGAGATCGTGGGGCTGGTCGGGAAGGTGCTGGGGCCAGAGGCCATCGGCTCCTACCTCCATGGGTCCTCCGTGCTCGGCGGCCTCAAGCCGGCGAGCGACGTGGACGTACTGGTCGTCTCCCGGCGAGGGTTGGACGAGCGGGAGCGGCGGGCGCTTCTGGCAGGGCTGCTCGGGATCTCCGGCTCCCGGAACGGGGCCCGCCCGGTCGAACTAACCGTGGTCGTCCAGGCTGAGCTCCGACCGTGGCGGTATGGGCCGACCTGCAACTTCCTGTACGGGGAATGGTTGCGCGCCGAGTACGAGGCCGGGGAGGTTCCTCGGCCGGAGCCGACGCCTGATCTGGCCCTGCTGATCACCATGGTACTGGCCGGAAACCACCCCCTCACTGGCCCTCCGCCTGCTGAGGTTTTGGATCGCGTCCCGCAGGCCGACGTCGTCCGCGCGAGCGTGGCGGGCGTACCCGGCCTGCTCGGTGATCTGGATGGCGACACCCGAAACGTCCTACTGACCTTGGCGCGCGTCTGGACCACGCTCGCTACCGGCCAGATCAGGTCGAAGGATGCCGCTGCCGACTGGGCCCTCGCCCGGCTCCCGCCCGAACACCGCCCCGTCCTCGAACATGCCAGGCAGCTGTATCTCAACTGGCGTTACTGCGATGAGACCTGGAGCGACGAGCTGAGAGCTCAGGTGCGTCCGCATGTGGACAGGGTGCGGGTGGAGATCGACCGTAACCGGGACTCCTGCCGAAGGCCTCGACGTTCACGCCGGGGATGA
- a CDS encoding sensor histidine kinase — MAEMKETPTQPPRPGYEPGPIPIEAPERPWHRPEIPRNPSQLRPTIRIRLTLLYGGMFLIAGILLLGIIYLLTARALDDSNAGFRILEGYDMRLQSDVCPQVGQAQNISEFNSILDLCLADRRTAALNTLLHRSLGALVALAVLAFAFGYVMAGRVLSPLGRITRTARRVAGTDLSRRIELDGPDDELKELSDTFDEMLDRLERAFTAQQRFVGNASHELRTPLAINRTLLEVHLSDPGAPVELQQLGKTLLATNERSEQLVEGLLLLARSDNQIVERKPVDLAEVASQAIDQARSEANDKGVEIRGERKEAVVQGNGVLLERIALNLVQNAIRYNVPADGWIQVDTEAQHGQAVLVVANTGPVVPAYEVDNLFEPFRRLRTERTGSDKGVGLGLSIVRSVARAHGGTVFAVPREGGGLTIRVQLPQ, encoded by the coding sequence ATGGCTGAAATGAAAGAGACACCCACTCAGCCGCCGCGTCCGGGATATGAGCCTGGACCAATACCGATCGAGGCTCCCGAACGGCCTTGGCACCGGCCTGAGATTCCTAGGAACCCATCACAGCTTCGCCCAACGATCCGGATACGGCTGACGCTGCTGTACGGTGGCATGTTCCTGATCGCGGGAATACTTCTCCTGGGGATCATTTACCTCCTGACGGCCCGTGCCCTCGATGACAGCAATGCCGGGTTTCGAATCCTCGAGGGCTACGACATGAGGCTGCAGAGTGATGTCTGCCCTCAAGTCGGCCAGGCTCAAAACATCAGCGAGTTCAACAGCATTCTCGATCTCTGCTTGGCAGATCGGCGAACTGCAGCGCTCAACACACTCCTCCACCGGTCCCTCGGTGCCCTGGTGGCCCTGGCGGTCTTGGCGTTCGCCTTCGGGTATGTGATGGCGGGCCGTGTGCTGTCGCCGCTGGGCCGCATCACGCGCACCGCGCGCCGTGTGGCCGGCACGGACCTGTCCCGCCGCATCGAACTGGACGGACCCGACGACGAACTGAAGGAGCTGTCCGACACCTTCGACGAGATGCTCGACCGCCTCGAACGGGCCTTCACGGCCCAGCAGCGCTTCGTGGGCAACGCGTCGCACGAGCTGCGCACCCCTCTCGCGATCAACCGCACCCTCTTGGAGGTTCATCTTTCCGACCCCGGCGCCCCCGTGGAACTTCAGCAACTCGGCAAGACCCTCCTTGCGACCAACGAGCGCAGCGAGCAGCTTGTCGAGGGCCTGCTGCTGCTTGCCCGCAGCGACAACCAGATCGTGGAGCGCAAGCCCGTGGACCTGGCGGAGGTCGCCTCGCAGGCGATCGACCAGGCACGGTCCGAGGCAAACGACAAGGGTGTGGAGATCCGTGGCGAGCGCAAGGAGGCAGTGGTCCAGGGCAACGGTGTGCTGCTGGAGCGCATCGCGCTGAACCTGGTGCAGAACGCCATCCGATACAACGTCCCAGCGGACGGCTGGATCCAGGTAGACACCGAGGCCCAGCACGGCCAGGCGGTCCTGGTCGTGGCCAATACCGGCCCGGTGGTCCCCGCCTACGAGGTCGACAACCTCTTCGAGCCGTTCCGCCGGCTGCGCACCGAGCGCACCGGGAGTGACAAGGGGGTGGGTCTCGGGCTGTCCATCGTCCGGTCAGTTGCACGAGCTCACGGCGGAACGGTGTTTGCCGTGCCACGTGAAGGTGGCGGGCTGACGATTCGAGTGCAACTGCCGCAATAG
- a CDS encoding ARPP-2 domain-containing protein, with amino-acid sequence MTTLDLTGLATRPSQVWGAVRLVPLVRDEPVNDLRLHPQLYDDAVGLVEVDPRHAYVSYIPHGFVATWTGDGTPAAAYGTQLSADGNSPPRATMSLRFHRRMARRQAKDRLRFLPMHLALEGYLALHFGGPSLAWEEWSQRAIRQGLSPRVEEAYVGAEVRGLADALRVFEIHPNQCGVMVYVADALAAAFAVPHPDDYRALHPTLLQDLYGELIHHYATLMAPVQDFRARIADTHIRSLAHLRTAVAEQERAWGHFHDTTMAGGLLDHAYTWQSVYQMGGFTLSRFLPEFRPKQDSHIGEAITDGRGRIAYLKTFRLSESQVRRGHLLSRLAANDWHIADTAADLGIHEAQLGLRLESAGFGFLLRQDVLDRYRKQKRTRSR; translated from the coding sequence ATGACCACTCTGGACCTGACCGGTCTCGCCACCCGCCCCTCACAAGTCTGGGGTGCCGTCCGTCTCGTGCCACTCGTGCGTGACGAACCTGTCAACGATCTCCGTCTGCACCCGCAGCTCTACGACGATGCGGTCGGCCTGGTAGAGGTCGACCCGCGACATGCCTATGTCTCCTACATCCCGCACGGGTTCGTCGCCACGTGGACCGGGGACGGCACGCCGGCAGCCGCCTACGGCACCCAGCTTTCGGCCGACGGCAACTCGCCTCCCCGCGCCACAATGAGCCTGCGCTTCCATCGCAGAATGGCCCGCCGCCAGGCCAAGGACAGGCTGCGGTTCCTCCCCATGCACCTGGCGCTGGAAGGCTATCTGGCCCTGCACTTCGGCGGTCCCTCACTCGCCTGGGAAGAGTGGTCGCAGCGTGCGATCCGCCAGGGCCTCTCCCCGCGGGTCGAGGAAGCCTACGTGGGCGCCGAAGTACGCGGACTCGCCGACGCGCTACGCGTCTTCGAGATCCACCCCAACCAATGCGGCGTGATGGTCTACGTCGCCGACGCGCTCGCGGCCGCCTTCGCGGTCCCGCATCCCGACGACTACCGTGCGCTCCACCCGACACTCCTGCAGGACCTGTACGGCGAACTCATCCATCACTACGCCACGCTGATGGCGCCGGTGCAGGACTTCCGTGCCCGCATCGCTGACACGCACATCCGCTCCCTGGCCCACCTGCGCACGGCTGTTGCGGAACAGGAGCGCGCCTGGGGGCATTTTCACGACACGACCATGGCGGGCGGTCTGCTGGATCACGCGTACACCTGGCAGTCGGTCTACCAGATGGGAGGCTTCACACTCTCCCGCTTCCTGCCGGAGTTCCGTCCCAAGCAGGACAGTCACATCGGTGAGGCCATCACTGACGGCAGGGGCAGGATCGCCTACCTCAAGACATTCCGTCTGTCGGAGAGTCAGGTCCGTCGCGGTCACCTTCTCAGCAGGCTTGCCGCCAACGACTGGCACATCGCGGACACTGCAGCCGATCTCGGCATCCATGAGGCCCAACTGGGCCTGCGCCTGGAGTCCGCCGGCTTCGGTTTCCTGCTCCGTCAAGACGTCCTGGACCGGTACCGCAAGCAAAAGCGCACGCGGAGCAGATGA
- a CDS encoding TetR/AcrR family transcriptional regulator C-terminal domain-containing protein yields the protein MPRDGGAGAQGVDPEQLWLSSAEPRRGRKPAYSREAITAAAVALADAAGLEAVTMRKVAAQVGAGVMSLYSYAPDKETLLNLMVDHVSGELPTGHTLSGDWRADLKAIAHLQRALMLRHPWLPAALSSRRVPGPNTLDFLERVLAALRPSGLDGTAKLEIFAQLTAFVAGHVAHEIAQAAGSQSPDRVEAEARYLAAVAADGHHPELAEALSAPGRLLTPEATFTRFLNRLIDGLDTS from the coding sequence GTGCCGCGTGACGGAGGGGCCGGCGCCCAGGGCGTGGACCCGGAGCAGCTCTGGCTGAGCTCTGCCGAGCCCCGCAGGGGCCGCAAGCCCGCCTACAGCCGAGAGGCGATCACCGCGGCGGCCGTCGCCTTGGCGGACGCAGCGGGGCTCGAAGCCGTCACCATGCGGAAAGTCGCCGCGCAGGTCGGAGCCGGAGTCATGTCGCTCTACAGCTACGCCCCCGACAAGGAGACGTTGCTGAACCTGATGGTCGACCACGTCAGCGGCGAACTGCCCACCGGGCACACGCTCTCCGGTGACTGGCGCGCCGACCTGAAAGCTATCGCCCACCTCCAGCGCGCCCTGATGCTGCGACACCCCTGGCTGCCCGCCGCGCTGTCCAGCCGCCGTGTCCCGGGACCCAACACCCTGGACTTTCTGGAACGCGTGCTCGCCGCCCTGCGGCCCTCCGGGCTGGACGGGACGGCGAAGCTGGAGATCTTCGCGCAACTCACGGCATTCGTGGCCGGGCATGTCGCCCATGAGATTGCGCAGGCAGCCGGCTCGCAGTCCCCCGACCGAGTCGAGGCCGAGGCCCGCTACCTTGCCGCTGTCGCCGCGGACGGCCACCACCCGGAACTTGCCGAAGCCCTCTCCGCCCCCGGACGCCTTCTCACCCCCGAAGCCACCTTCACCCGGTTCCTGAACCGCCTGATCGACGGCCTCGACACCAGTTGA